TTTCGAGGCGAATTTCCGGATATTATCAAAGCCTCGGCCGATCACGACCAAACACAATCTAATGTTATTGAAATTATCTTTTCCGACACTTCGGAGTCTAAAAGTGATTTTTCTGTGCCATTCCGTACTACGTGGCAAAGTAATCGGACACGCTTTCGGCTTATCCCTAAACATCATGGAACGGAATCTAAGCTCGGATATCCCATTATTTACCTCGGGCTCAGCAGATTGTATCCTCTAGGCGAATGCAACAGCTCCACTTCGCTCAAATCGGTACCTGTCATTACGACATACTTTGAAACGAACCCAGGTGATAAAAACTGGTTGATTGAGACTTATAAACGCATCTTGAATCAATCAAACATATTGGACGTAGACCCAAGACTTCATCCGGATGTGAAACAAAAGATATTTGCCGGTGTAAAAAACGAGGATTACAATGGCCTTTGCAATTCATCCGGACAAGATAACCTGGGGCAAATCCTCCTATCCCTACTTTCATTCAGAAACCTGAAAAGACAACTTCAAAACAACTCTGCTCCATGGAATGGAGGAATTTTCCTTATCGATGAACTGGATGCCGCGCTGCACCCTGCAGCACAGGTTCGGCTTCTCGATTTACTATCCAAGGAATCCATTGAATTAGGTTTACAAATTGTATTCACAACCCATAGTTTATCCATGCTGGAACATTTCTATAAAAACGATGGTAGTCCAAGATACGTAGACAGCACTGTCGTATATATTACGACACAGAATGACGCCCTATCTGTCGAAGAAACGCCTCCTCTTTCGATGATACGGAATGATATGCTTGTTGTGGATCCAGCTACGCTATCTCTTTCCCCTGTCTTGGTTCTCACAGAAGATGCAGAGACACGCTGGTTTTTAGGAGAGATTTTGCCGGAGAATATAAAGCGTCAAATAAGAATGCCGGAAATGGGATGGGGCTGCGAAGAACTGGTAAAATTCAATCAAGAGACATTTCCAGCCCTAGAAAAATCCTTGATTGTCGTAGATGGCGATTTTAAGCTAGATGACGCCAAGGAATACAATCTTCTGGTATTACCCGGAAACAACTCTCCGGAAGGTGTTATTTACGATTTTCTCAAATCTTTGCAGCCGGACCATACACTGCTTAATAACTCTTTAGGAATTAACAAACGAGCTTTAGATGAGTATGGTCCATTCTCTTCCAAATATTATGATTTAACGTTAGATCGCAAAAAATATAAAAAATGGTTCAGGGACAATAATGACCATCTTATGGCATTGAATGTTATTTCCTATTGGAGGGAGCAACATAAAAATGAAATTGATTCTTTCGTAGAGAAATTTCAATCCAAACTATCCAGCATCAAGGCTATGCGAAGATAATAAATCTATGGCCACCAAGCAATTCTTCTGCTATGATGGAGGAAAGGAGGTCTTGACTATGCCACATACATACACGCCCTTGCGTTATCCGGGCGGAAAAACGCAGCTGTCCAAATTCGTTCAACATACAATCGAAATCAACCACATGGTATCCCCTATTTATTGCGAGCCGTTTTGTGGCGGGGCTGGTGTTGCCATAGACCTTCTGCTGAAGCGGAAGGTTACCTCTATCATTCTCAATGATTTTGATATATGCATATATTCTGTTTGGGAAGCCATCCTAAACGACACGAAAAAATTCCTGCAGAAGCTTAATGATACACCTGTCAATATAAATGCATGGCATGAACAACACAACATCTATGAGGCGGGCAGAGCATCCGACAAATACAGTCTCGATCTTGCTTTTGCCACCTTCTTTTTGAACCGTACCAATATGTCCGGAATTATTACTGCTGGTCCCATCGGCGGCTTCGCGCAAAGCGGAAATTATAAACTGGATTGTCGCTACAATAAAGAGGCCTTGAAAAAAAAGATTTTAGACATTGCATCTATGCGAGATCGTATCCGTCTCTATCACATGGACGCTGCAGATTTGATCCGTGATATATTGGTTTATCAAGATCCGGCAAGACTGTTTGTATTCTTTGATCCCCCATATTATCAGCAAGGGAAAAACCTATATAAGAATGCATTTAACGACGAAGGTCATGTTGCCTTGGCAAATGCTATTCGCGAGATGAACACATTTAAGTGGATTCTCACCTATGACAATCATCAGCGAATTCAGGAGCTTTATCAAGATATCCCGCCCATGTGGTATAGTCTGCGATACATGGCCAATAAAAAGAGGAATGAATTGGAGCTGTTTTTACACAGCCCGGAGACAATCGTCGAATCTTATGGCAAAGTGTTTTTTGATCGGCACATTCCTTTTGCTGTATAAAGGAGGTTTTCATGAATAAGTGCACATTGTGGTGATTCGCATAGTTCCTTTCATGCACCTTGATTCAAGTAATTTGACAGTTTTTCTTCAAAAACGTAAGTAAAACAAAGTCTTGCATTCTCCGGTATGCCGCATCGGAGAACCATCTCTTGTAAAGCAAAACAGCAGGCCTTCCATCATTCATTTTATGGGAGGTTATCATCATGAACTATCGCAAACGCGGAGACAAATGGTATTTTGAAATCAGCTTTACCGATCCGGAGACGGGAACGCGCAAGCGCATCAGCCGTGTCGGCGGAACGACAAAAGCCGATGCCGCCCGCGCCGCTCGTATTACACTCGCAAAGCATACCGATACCATCGGTCGTTGGCAAGAGCCGGCTGCGATGTCCTATTCCGACTTCTTTTCCATATTCATGGACGAGTATGTAGAAGTCAAGCTCCGCCCGGCGACAGTCAATACCTACAGAGGCGTTGCAAAGAACCATATTCTTCCCGTCGTCGGTGACGTGCGTCTGGCAGACCTCACGCCCCGTCTCTTTCAGAACACGGTCAATGCGCTTATCGGCAAGCTGTCGCATGGTTCTATCCAGTCCGTCGTCTTTATCATCAAGAGCTCTATGCGCTATGCCGTGGACGTGTGCATGTTCCTGCCGTCCAATCCCGCCCGTGCTCTGACGGCCCCGCCCGCTGATGCGCCTAAAAAGAAGTCGCATGTCTTTACCTGCGATGAAATGACAGCCATCTTCCGGAAGTTTCCGGAGAACCATCGATTCCATATGGCGATCATGTTGTCCTACCACACCGGCATGCGTCTCGGTGAGTGCCTGGCGCTTCGATGGGCGGATGTGCATCTGAAAGAGCGCGAAATATTCATCCATACGACGCTTTACGACCATCGAGGGGAAAGCCTTGTCCAATCCTTCCCGAAGACGAACAGCTCGATCCGCACCGTCCCCATCGATAAAAAGCTTACCTCTGCCCTGCGTCATCAAAAGAAGTGGCAGATGGAGCAGCGCCTTGCCTTTCCGGATGAGTGGCGCGGTTCAGACTTCGTATGCACAAGAGAAGACGGCCGCAATCTCACGTCCGACGATATGCGCTATTTCGGCCAATGGTGCAATGCCGTCCTCGGAAATGGCACGTTCCACTCCCTGCGCCATACACACGCCACGATGTCCCTTGAGGCCGGCGAGGATATCGAGCTTGTCTCTAAACGCCTTGGCCACAGCTCCATCAACACGACTGCCAAAGTCTATTCGCACGTCCTTGACAAGCGCAAGGAGAAATCTCGACAGCTGCTCGATGAAATACTATGACGGCGAAATCCATGCTTCGCCGTCATAAGGTGGCAAAACACCTCTCAATCCCTTGTGTAATGCGGGTATTCGCCGTCGGATAAATTATCGGAAGTTGTTTTTATGTACTTTTATAGATTGCTATGAAATGCTTTCTAACCCTTGATTTTCCTGGACTTAACAAGGAAGGCTCTCATATTTTGCTTTATGAGTTTTCATGTGCGCATAAAACTGCGGCGGCAAAATGACGGCAAAACTCGCCTTATTATAATAAGCTTACCTCAAGTTTACAGATATCTTACTTTCTTTTACAATCATCTTCTGTTATACTGTAGACAAATAATAAGGCTTGAATCGACAAGTATTAACCGTTATTTACTAAGGAGGGACGGATTGTTATGGTTAAGTTCACTTATTACGGACATGCTTGTTTTTTGCTCGAGAATGATCATTGTAAAATCCTCACAGATCCGTTTTTAACAGGAAATCCTCTTGCCGCGATTGCTCCTGATATTGTTGAGGCAGATTACATTCTGCTATCCCACGCACATAGCGATCATCTGGGTGATGCTCCTGAAATTGCGAAGCGCACGGAAGCTACTGTGGTTGGAATACCGGAGGTATTAGCTGTTTGTACCGAACGTATGGATGATATAAAAACACATCCAATGAACATCGGCGGCTCCTGTAAAACAAGCTTTGGAAAATTGCGGATGACACTTGCCATTCACAGCTCCGGTGTTGCCGGAGGGATTGCTTGCGGATACGTTATCAAAATTGACGGCATGCATATTTATTTTGCCGGGGATACAGCTTTATTTCAAGGCATGCAGGTGATCGGTCAAAAAGAATCCATTGATTATGCTGTACTCCCCATCGGTGATAACTATACGATGGGATTGGAAGATGCCGCCCTGGCTGCACAGTGGTTAAACACACGAAATGTGATTCCTATTCATTATAATACATGGCCTATCATCGAACAGGATGTCGATAAATATAAAGAGCTTACCGAGCGTTTGACAAGGGCAACTGTCCATATTGTCAAACCGGGAGAAAGCCTGCGTCTTGCATGAAGTCTTTTATAGTTGTTCTTCTTGGAGCCACAGCGGTTGGAAAAACAGCCCTTTCTATCTTGCTTGCCAAGGCATTGCATGCGGAAATCATTTCTTGTGATTCGATGCTTTTATATCAAGGCTTTGATATTGGAACCGCAAAGCCCACTGTGGATGAAAGACAGGGTATCCCCCACCATCTTTTGGATTGTTTAGAGCCGGGAGCTTCTTTTAATGCAGCGAATTTTTGTCGACTTTCTCAGGAAAAGATGCGTGAAATCTCTTCCCGAGGTAATCTCCCTCTTTTGGTGGGAGGTACAGGGCTCTATATGAAGTCCTTTTTAGAAGGTTATGCCTTTAATACAACAAAAGAAAATGCTTCCTATCGAAAATATTTAGAATCGATTGCCCTGGAAAAAGGAAATTCACATCTGCATCAACTATTGCAGACAGTTGATTTGAAAACCGCAGAGCGCTTGCATAAAAATGATACAAGGCGCATCATACGAGCTCTTGAGGTTGCAAGAGAAAACGAGCAAATATCCCAAGAAAAAGCATCCACTTTACCGATATATCCAAGCTTTGTAATCGGGATTACCCGACCGCGAAAAGAAATTTATGATCGAATCCATAAACGCATTGATCAGATGCTTTCCGATGGTCTTTTAGAGGAAATACGCCGGCTTTTAGCTTCCGGTGTTCCGGCGGATACGCAGGCAATGCAGGCGATTGGATACAAGGAGTTAATCCCCTACTTATTCGGTGATGTCTCTTTGGAGGATGCTGTGCAAGAGCTCAAGAAAAACACGAGACATTTTGCAAAGCGACAAATAACGTGGTTTCGAAAAATGCCCTACATCCATTGGTACGAAGCATCACAGGATCAGGATGTGCTTCTCCGCAAGATTATATGGGATATAAAACACTGTAAAGAATCGGAGGCATTTCATCTTGCGTAAAAGAGGTTTTGAAATAGCAAAGGAATATACAGCTGCAAATATTATTTTACCTGCACGTAAAACGGCGCGGAGTGCCGGCTATGATTTAGCTGCTGCCGCAGATATAGTATTAAAGTCCATGCGCATCACTCTTGTGCCGACAGGACTCAAGGCGTATATGCAGCCGGATGAATATCTTGGTATTCATATTCGTTCGAGCCTTGCTTTAAAACATGGTCTTTCTTTAATCAATAATGTAGGTATCGTTGATTCTGATTACTATGAAAATGAGGACAATGATGGACATATTCTGCTTCCTGTAATGAATTTTGGGCAGCAGGACTTTTCTCTAAAGGCGGGAATGCGTATAGCGCAAGGTATTTTTTACAAATATCTTACCGCGGACAATGAGCAGCAGAATGAACTCATACAACGGACGGGTGGATTTGGATCTACAGGTATATGATTTATTTATAGGAGATGCTGGCCGTGAAAATATCTACAAGAGGTCGTTATGGAGTAACCGCCCTGTATGCCTTAGCGCTTCATAATGGTGAGGGGGCTATTCCATTAAAGGTCATCGCGGAAAGTCAGGGCATCCCGGAAACTTACTTAGAGCAGCTAATGGGAACACTTCGACATGCCGGTTTTGTAAAGAGTATTCGCGGTGCACAGGGCGGTTATATGTTGGCGAAATCTCCCAATGAAATTACGATTGCTCATATCATTGAAGCGATGGAAGGTCCGATTGCCCTTGTCGACTGTCTGTTGACGAGCGCAGATGATGAAGAACAATTTTGTGAAAAAGCAAGTGATTGTGCAACCCGCGTGGTTTGGGAAAAAGTTTGCAACAGCATATCAGACGTTCTAAATGCGATTACACTGGCAGATCTCTGTAAAAATGGAAAACGCTACGCCTAAAAACAGCCTCGGTCATTATGACTGAGGCTGTTTTTAGGCGTAGCGCCACTCTCTCAATGAAAAACAAAATCTTGGTTTTTAGGCGTCTTCTCTTTTTTTGACAACGGATTTAATTGCAAGTTCTCTGAGCTGCTTTGCATCAACTTCGGAGGGTGCGTGACTCATGATATCCGAGGCACTTTGCGTCTTTGGAAAAGCAATGACATCGCGAATAGACTTGCGCTTCGCCATAATCATGACAAGCCGGTCAAGGCCAAACGCTATCCCACCGTGTGGCGGTGTACCGTACTCAAAGGCATCCATCATGAATCCGAACTTCTGACGTGCCTCTTCTTTGGTAAGGCCGATTGCTTCAAAGACTTTTTCCTGCAGATCGCTATTGTAGATACGGAGACTTCCGCCGCCGATTTCTACACCATTCAAGACCATATCATAGGCAATCGCTTTGACTCGTCCCGGGTCGGATTGCAGGAATTCAACATCTTCATGACGAGGTGTCGTAAACGGATGGTGCATAGCCTTCCAGCGCTTGTCTTCCTCGCTGTACTCAAACATCGGGAAGTCTGTAACCCACAGGAAGCGAAGCGCCTCCGGATCGATAAGATTACGGCGACGTGCCATCTCAAGACGAAGCGCACCAAGTGCCTGCGCAACAACAGAGGACTTATCGGCAATAACAAGAAGCAGATCTCCTGTCTTTGCCCCTGTTGCCTTCTTAATTTCTTCAAAAGTTTCATCCGAGTAGAATTTTTTGAATGGAGACTTGATACCTTCCTCGGTATACTGAATCCATGCCAGTCCTTTCGCACCATAGCCCTGGACATATTCGACAAGTCCGTCAAGCTCGCGACGCGGGATATTTGCATAATCCTCTACATTGATGACCTTGACCTGTCCGCCGTTTTCCAAGACAGAGGCAAAGACCTTAAAATCCGAGCCTTTAACATACGCGGAGATATCCATGAGCTCCATGCCAAAACGAAGATCCGGCTTATCGGAGCCAAATCGGCGCATCGCTTCTTCCCAAGTCATGCGCTGAAACGGTGTCTCAACTTTCTTGCCAAGTGTTTTATCGAAGATATCGACAATGAGCCCTTCCATAAGTGCAAGTATCTCGTCTTGGCTCATAAAGCTCGTTTCAATATCAAGCTGTGTAAACTCCGGCTGACGATCGGCACGAAGATCCTCATCACGGAAACAGCGCACAATCTGGAAATACTTCTCCAGCCCGGAAACCATCAGAATCTGCTTAAAAATCTGTGGGGACTGCGGAAGTGCATAGAACTTGCCGGTGTTTAGACGGCTCGGCACGAGGAAGTCTCGAGCGCCTTCCGGCGTTGACTTGCAAAGCATCGGTGTCTCAATCTCCAAGAAGTCATGCGCATCAAAGAAATCACGCATGACTTTTGTGACTTTATGGCGCAGAATGAGGTTTGCCTGCATTTCCGGTCGACGAAGGTCAAGATAGCGGTACTTTAGGCGTAAGTTCTCGTCAACATCAATACCATCCTGAATATAAAAAGGAGGTGTCTTCGCAGTGTTTAGGATACGAAGCTCCGTACATATGACCTCAATTGTACCGGTCTCCATATGTGGATTGATGCTCTCTTCTGAGCGTGCACGCACATCTCCCCTGACAGCTATTACAAACTCATTACGAAGGGTTTCCGCCTCGTGGAAAGCCGTCTCTCCCATCGTCGCCGCATCAAAAACAATCTGTACGAGACCGGATCGATCACGCATGTCTACAAAAATCAAACCGCCGTGGTCACGACGACGAGATACCCAACCGCAAAGCGTTATCTCCCTGCCGACCTCTGTCTCGCTGACGTTTCCACAGGCATTGGATCTTTTCATACCTTCTAATGTTTGCATTACCTGTCCACCTCATTACAAATTTTATCGATTAGATCAACTTCGTTTACAGTTTCCTGCTCACTCTTTGCCATATCGCGAAGAGAAACAATCCCTGCTGCTATTTCATCATCACCTAAAATTGCAGTAAAACGAGCACCATATTTGTTTGCCTGCTTCATTTGGGCTTTCATACTTCGTCCACGAAAATCCATCTGCGCTTTGAGCCCGCGTTTACGCGCGGCATCGAGAAGAGAAAATGCATGGAGCTGTGCAGCATCACCAAGAGCAACAAAAAATACATCGATATATTCTGCGTTACTCTTAAGGAGCGCTTGCTTCTCCAGGGCTAAAAGCGCACGCTCCAAGCCGACGGCAAATCCAATACCGGGAATCGCCGGACCACCTATCTCTTGGACGAGACCATCATAGCGACCGCCGCCTGCCACAGCACTCTGTGCGCCTAGAGGCAGATACTTGATTTCAAATGCCGTCTTTGTATAGTAGTCAAGACCGCGCACAAGGCGTAAATCTATGATAAACGGTACTTTGGCTGCTGTCAAGAAGCGTTGTACCGATTCAAAATGCGTGCGGCAGTCATCATCAAGGTAGTTTATAATATTCGGCGCATCCTTGGAAATCTCTGCATCATATTCGTTTTTGCAGTCCAGCAGACGCAATGGATTTCGCTCAAATCTTGATTTGCAATCCGTGCACATCTTCTCAAGATGCGGGCGAAAATACTCCTGCAGAGCCTTTCTATATGCGGCACGACAGTTCGGACAACCGACGGAATTCAGATGCAATTCAAGATCGGTAAGTCCCAATGTTTCCAAAAGCGTATAAGCAAGTAAAACGACTTCCGCATCCAGTGCCGGCGCACTTTCTCCAAGCGCCTCAACACCGAACTGGTGAAACTCTCGAAACCGACCGGCCTGCGGGCGGTCATAGCGAAACATGGAACCCATGTAAAACAGCTTTGTAAGACCACCATCTGCATAGAGTTTATTTTCGAGATAAGCTCGTACAACAGAAGCCGTATTCTCTGGACGCAGGGTCAAACTCTTGCCGCCACGATCATCGAAAGTATACATCTCTTTCTCAACAACATCGGTCGTATCACCGATACCGCGTTGGAAGAGCTCTGTATATTCAAACATAGGTGTGCGTATCTCCTGATAACCGAATTGTGCACACAATGTGCGAATATGCTGTTCCATCTTTAGCCAGTGCTCAACGGTATCCGGCAGAATATCTTTTGTTCCTCGTGGTTTGGTAATGACCACAATGCCGCTCCTTTCTTCAAGCCCATATAGTATCACCCACCGCAGACGTTGGTGTAATTATGACTCCTGCAGTAGGATTATAAAGGAGTGTATACCTCTTCTAAAAGGGCTGCTCTTTTTTCAATATATACATCGATATCACGAAGGTATGTAATCATATCCTTAGCGTTGAAAGCAGAGCGCATTCGCCTCTTGCTGTGATTGACGACCTTGCTTGTTGCGGCGCATCCCACTCCAATAATTGTCTGATTCTCCTCCATGATCTGAATGTTGTAGATGCTCTCTTCACCCGGACGAGCACAGCCGACATTTTCCAAATCACCTGCCATATAGCCCTGACGATAGAGGTAATACGGCTGAAGCCCCGCCTCCAGCACCTGCCCCATCGCCTCATCAAACATTGCCTGAACCTCCTCATCCGCGGGAAGTTCATACGCTTCAAGGTGCATCTTGAGTATGGAGCCGCGCTTGAGTGCCAAGGAATGGAGCGTCACATCCTCCGGATGAAGAGCCAGTACACGCCGCATTGTATCGCGTACATCATCTCTTGTTTCTCCGGGAAGGCCCAATATAATATCCATATTAACAGAAAAGTCACCGACTCCTTTTAGAAGCCGATACATCTCTTCCACGTTCTCCGGTGTATGGGCACGACCAATTCGTCGAAGCGTCCTCGCCTGCATTGTCTGCGGATTAACGCTGACACGGGTCACACCCAGCGCAGCCATCGATTGTGCCTTAGCCTTCGTAATTGTATCCGGTCTGCCCGCTTCGACAGTGAACTCCACGGTTTCCGCACGATATAAAGACGAGCGAACGAGAGCAAGCATTTCATGGAAGACATTATCCGGAAGACTCGTAGGTGTTCCTCCACCGACATAGATTGTCTGTACTTTTAAACCATATCGATCGATTGCCTCTTTGGCTGCTTCTAAATCTTTTTTCCAAACAGCGAAAAAAGCGGACAGCTCCTCTTCGGTGGGTAAAATATAAGCCGGAAAAGAGCAGTATAAACATCTTGTTCTGCAGAAGGGAATGCCAACATAAACGCTTACGGTACGGCTGTCCGATTGCGCCAAAAACGGCAATTGTCGAAAAGCCAATCGCGTCATATAGCGTGCCTTTTCGTAAGAGGCGCGATAGTGCTCGATAAGACGGTTTACAATCTCATCTTCCTCCATCCCGTCACGAATCAGCCGATGAACAATTTTCGTCGGTCGCACGCCATGCAATATCCCCCATGGAACAGGAAAAAAATCAAAGTGTTTCAGCAATAGGTCATAGAGATTCCGCTTGATAAGGCGATGGCGAGCTGCTCTCGGATGCTCATCGGCACAGCCTTCCGACATTTTCTCCAACACATCTTGACTGCCCCCGACATAACGTATTGTCAAGCAAGTCTTCACACGTACGATGGAATTCATGGAAATCTTATGCCGAATATCGAAAGCCGCAATTGCAGAGTTTCCCTGCAATTCAAAGTCGTCCGATGCGTCAATCACCGTAATCTTAAATAAATTCAAGACTTCTTTGATGACCTTTCGGACGACTTCTTCGTCACTGTCTATAAGTAATTGTTGTACCTTCAATGCTTTTTACAATCGTTGCAAAGGCCAAAAAATTTGACCTGATGATCATTGATCTGAAAATCGCACTTCTGCGCCACCGTCTTTTCAAGATTATCCAAAAGATCCTCTTGAAACTCGATAACCTTACCGCACTTTGTGCAGATCAAATGATGATGCTGATGCACACCGGGTTCAATATCCGATACTTCGTAGCGGCTGCAGCCATCACCAAACTCCATCTTCTGTAAGATTCCCAAGTCGTCTAATAGCTCCAGACTACGATAGACGGTTGCCAGGCCAATCTCCGACTGCTGCGAGCGTAAGATCCCATGCACATCCTCTGCACTGAGATGCTCGCCGGGATGGTCCATAAAAACCTGCAATACAATCTGCCGCTGTGGTGTAAGCTTGTGCTGACGCTCTTGAAGTCGTTTCTTCAAGTCGTCCATCGTAATCTTAATCGCCATAATGTTCTCCCTCAGTTCATTATAAAATGAATGCATTACTTAAGGAAGCGCTGATAAAATGAAGTCTGTTAGATTGGTGTAGATTTTTCGTTCTATCAAGGAGGCAAACCGGACGCAGAGTGGTACTCTGTGGAGGATTTGCCGACGCAGAGAGAGCGGAAAAGATGCGCCAAGATGGCTGTGTTGCATTTATCAGTGCTTCCTATTACTCTTTATATCTTATTGTAGCAATGATTTACATAAAAAGCTAGTGTAATTGGGAAGTTTTCCTTGATTATTTGCAATACCTGTTGGGAATCTTGTTTTAGAATGGGCTTTTCATCAGATATGGATTATATTTCCGTTCGTGACCAATGCTTGTCTTCTCTCCATGTCCCGGATATACGATGATGTCATCTCCCAAGGGCATAATTTTTTCCTTGATGGCTGCTATGAGATCGTTGTATGAAGATCCCGGGAAATCCGTGCGTCCAATGGACTCCCAAAAAAGTGAATCTCCGCTAAAAAGAGATGTTTCCATAAGATAGCAAACGCCGCCTGCTGTATGTCCCGGTGTATGCAGTACCTGCACTTTCATACCGGCAACAGTAAACGACTCGCCTCCCCGTAGAAGTACGTCCGGTACACCTGCCGTCACATTCGCTCCGAAGTAAAGAGACAAATTCTTTGCAGCATCGGAAAGCATCGGCACGTCTGCTTCATGGAGATAAAAATCCGCTCCTGTTGCATTTCGCAGTGCATCAACAGCACCGATATGATCACCGTGACCGTGTGTATTTAAAATTGCTCGCAGCACAATCCCTTCAGATCTCAAGAAATTCAAAAGCTTGTCGGCATCTCCGCCGGGATCAATGATAAAGCCTTCTTTTTTTCCATCGGTTTCCTCGTAGACAATGTAAGCATTAACGTCTAGAGGATTGACCACAAATCGTTTTATATTCATATTTCACTATCCTTTATCGCAGAGCCTAACACACGAGATACACTGTAAACGTTTTTCAGGCGACGCAGCTTCATCATAATCTCATTGAGCTGCTGTGAATTTCGCACCTCAATTCCCATGGAAATGACCGAGGTCTTATTGCTCTTATTCGGTTTGACATTGACGGCGCCGATA
This portion of the Selenomonas sp. TAMA-11512 genome encodes:
- the hisS gene encoding histidine--tRNA ligase, which encodes MVITKPRGTKDILPDTVEHWLKMEQHIRTLCAQFGYQEIRTPMFEYTELFQRGIGDTTDVVEKEMYTFDDRGGKSLTLRPENTASVVRAYLENKLYADGGLTKLFYMGSMFRYDRPQAGRFREFHQFGVEALGESAPALDAEVVLLAYTLLETLGLTDLELHLNSVGCPNCRAAYRKALQEYFRPHLEKMCTDCKSRFERNPLRLLDCKNEYDAEISKDAPNIINYLDDDCRTHFESVQRFLTAAKVPFIIDLRLVRGLDYYTKTAFEIKYLPLGAQSAVAGGGRYDGLVQEIGGPAIPGIGFAVGLERALLALEKQALLKSNAEYIDVFFVALGDAAQLHAFSLLDAARKRGLKAQMDFRGRSMKAQMKQANKYGARFTAILGDDEIAAGIVSLRDMAKSEQETVNEVDLIDKICNEVDR
- the hemZ gene encoding coproporphyrinogen dehydrogenase HemZ, which encodes MKVQQLLIDSDEEVVRKVIKEVLNLFKITVIDASDDFELQGNSAIAAFDIRHKISMNSIVRVKTCLTIRYVGGSQDVLEKMSEGCADEHPRAARHRLIKRNLYDLLLKHFDFFPVPWGILHGVRPTKIVHRLIRDGMEEDEIVNRLIEHYRASYEKARYMTRLAFRQLPFLAQSDSRTVSVYVGIPFCRTRCLYCSFPAYILPTEEELSAFFAVWKKDLEAAKEAIDRYGLKVQTIYVGGGTPTSLPDNVFHEMLALVRSSLYRAETVEFTVEAGRPDTITKAKAQSMAALGVTRVSVNPQTMQARTLRRIGRAHTPENVEEMYRLLKGVGDFSVNMDIILGLPGETRDDVRDTMRRVLALHPEDVTLHSLALKRGSILKMHLEAYELPADEEVQAMFDEAMGQVLEAGLQPYYLYRQGYMAGDLENVGCARPGEESIYNIQIMEENQTIIGVGCAATSKVVNHSKRRMRSAFNAKDMITYLRDIDVYIEKRAALLEEVYTPL
- a CDS encoding Fur family transcriptional regulator, with translation MAIKITMDDLKKRLQERQHKLTPQRQIVLQVFMDHPGEHLSAEDVHGILRSQQSEIGLATVYRSLELLDDLGILQKMEFGDGCSRYEVSDIEPGVHQHHHLICTKCGKVIEFQEDLLDNLEKTVAQKCDFQINDHQVKFFGLCNDCKKH
- a CDS encoding MBL fold metallo-hydrolase; amino-acid sequence: MNIKRFVVNPLDVNAYIVYEETDGKKEGFIIDPGGDADKLLNFLRSEGIVLRAILNTHGHGDHIGAVDALRNATGADFYLHEADVPMLSDAAKNLSLYFGANVTAGVPDVLLRGGESFTVAGMKVQVLHTPGHTAGGVCYLMETSLFSGDSLFWESIGRTDFPGSSYNDLIAAIKEKIMPLGDDIIVYPGHGEKTSIGHERKYNPYLMKSPF